A DNA window from Setaria viridis chromosome 2, Setaria_viridis_v4.0, whole genome shotgun sequence contains the following coding sequences:
- the LOC117843479 gene encoding uncharacterized protein — translation MVVVAVGGGGGGGWGTWEELVLGGAVLRHGGAAWAAVADELRTRSPCAFSPEECEAKFAEIQSRYSPCNAWFEELRKQRVAELKRELEKSENSIGSLQSVIESLSNSKHGDGSSECRTSHTESCSHSENIADTSSGKEASRDRSSAASFTEEASNSQKSQQVQRCDTDSIQANNPSPDEPYPQAQVEKVCPKDSLLWGSRKQRGRRARRTLIKGGHSSRDGDPTSTACIEEREGSSEGCMTDLKSPKVESIVVKKGLKSPKVESSVMNKDLKTPNVGSGVMKKGLKTPNGESDVMKKGLKSPKAESDVLKGLKTPKAESDVTKKALKTPKAESDVTKKGLKTPKAESDFMKKGLKTPKAESDVMKKGLKTPKAECGQAVVEKIKQKLTEILSSISTQGDCLMLQRQLDTQRKRVRYKKMIRRHMDFRTLHSKIKSGAISSTKELLRDILIFVNNVIAFYPKATLEHMAAVELRGFACKTVMQSTSLLLKSHGETGTAGASVVKQNARALQPGRPGPGDARGSKVASKEATAKEGEGKSSRSDTSLTANQKTTQRNEPDKKRGVGRPPKSGQKTAGAQEDNPSKGRKRGAGAQVDSPSKGRKRSAEDSISKGGKKSRR, via the exons atggtggtggtggcggtgggaggcgggggcggcggcgggtgggggaCGTGGGAGGAGCTGGTGCTGGGCGGCGCCGTGCTACGCCACGGGGGCGCCGCGtgggccgccgtcgccgacgagctccggACCCGCTCCCCGTGCGCCTTCTCGCCCGAG GAATGTGAAGCAAAATTTGCAGAGATACAGTCACGCTACTCCCCATGCAA TGCTTGGTTTGAAGAGCTTCGCAAGCAGAGAGTTGCTGAACTGAAAAGGGAATTGGAGAAGTCAGAAAATTCTATTGG ATCCCTCCAATCTGTGATTGAAAGCCTTAGCAATAGCAAACATGGTGACGGGAGTTCTGAATGCCGCACCAGTCATACTGAATCATGTTCGCACTCCGAAAATATAGCAGATACTTCCTCAGGTAAAGAAGCATCCAGAGACAGATCATCAGCAGCTAGTTTCACAGAGGAAGCAAGCAACAGTCAGAAATCTCAGCAAGTGCAGCGGTGTGATACTGATTCAATTCAAGCTAATAATCCATCACCAGATGAGCCATATCCCCAGGCCCAAGTTGAGAAGGTCTGCCCCAAAGATAGCTTGCTTTGGGGTTCTAgaaagcaaagaggaaggagagCTAGAAGGACTCTTATAAAAGGTGGTCATAGTAGTAGAGATGGTGACCCTACATCTACAGCGTGCATAGAAGAGAGGGAGGGTTCCTCTGAAGGCTGCATGACGGACTTGAAAAGTCCAAAGGTAGAATCTATTGTGGTGAAGAAGGGTTTGAAATCTCCAAAGGTAGAATCTAGTGTGATGAATAAGGATTTGAAAACTCCAAATGTGGGATCTGGTGTAATGAAGAAGGGTTTGAAAACTCCAAATGGAGAATCTGATGTGATGAAGAAGGGCTTGAAATCTCCCAAAGCAGAATCGGATGTTTTGAAGGGCTTGAAAACTCCCAAAGCAGAATCTGATGTCACGAAGAAGGCCTTGAAAACTCCCAAAGCAGAATCTGATGTCACGAAGAAGGGCTTGAAAACTCCTAAAGCAGAATCTGATTTCATGAAGAAGGGCTTGAAAACTCCTAAAGCAGAATCTGATGTCATGAAGAAGGGCTTGAAAACTCCAAAGGCAGAATGTGGTCAGGCTGTGGTTGAGAAAATTAAACAAAAGCTGACAGAGATTTTGAGTTCTATATCCACTCAAGGTGACTGTTTAATGTTGCAACGCCAACTTGATACCCAG AGGAAAAGGGTTAGATACAAGAAGATGATTCGCCGGCATATGGACTTCCGGACCCTTCACTCTAAGATCAAGAGTGGCGCCATCTCTTCCACCAAGGAGCTTCTGAGAGACATTCTCATTTTTGTGAATAATGTAATAGCTTTCTACCCAAAGGCTACATTGGAGCATATGGCTGCAGTTGAGCTTCGGGGCTTTGCATGCAAAACTGTGATGCAGAGTACAAGTTTGCTCTTGAAGAGCCATGGAGAGACGGGAACAGCTGGTGCCTCTGTAGTGAAGCAGAATGCTCGAGCCCTGCAGCCTGGACGTCCTGGCCCTGGTGATGCAAGGGGAAGCAAGGTTGCTTCAAAGGAAGCTACTGCCAAGGAGGGTGAGGGCAAGAGCTCTCGCAGTGATACATCATTAACAGCCAATCAAAAGACTACCCAGAGAAATGAGCCGGACAAGAAGAGAGGCGTTGGTCGGCCTCCAAAGAGTGGGCAGAAGACTGCTGGGGCACAGGAAGATAACCCCAGTAAAGGCAGGAAGAGGGGTGCTGGTGCACAGGTAGATAGCCCCAGCAAAGGCAGGAAGAGGAGTGCTGAGGATAGCATCAGCAAAGGCGGCAAGAAGAGCCGGCGGTGA